In Gossypium hirsutum isolate 1008001.06 chromosome A10, Gossypium_hirsutum_v2.1, whole genome shotgun sequence, the DNA window aaaaaaaaaacaaaacacaagtaatgttgtcttgctagctggccacctagagtccctccaaacatcgaaccttctactgagcatcacctaaaaataaaataaaagagggggtgagttttttgaaacacagtgtgtacaaccctcgacgagtaACAAGCATTCAATAAacaccatacatcaaacatgcaatgcaatgcaatgcgatCCCATCTCAATattccatccgctacacaccggCTCCGTCCCCCGACACATCTtgtagggatataaatatcgacccacccaaccgatacacatccatGGTAACCCTGTTGCGGAACTACCCTCATTCActtattgggcttaaaagccgtcagtggatccacgattgtcaagcaaccatgcgatcctcacatacttcctccgttccatatttTCCATCCCATATGCAAACTAAGCAGAATATTATACGTATGCGACAGATATGCATGTCACattcataaaacttacattcaacacataggggtattttggtcattttcgcccttaggggcatttcgataatttttctCCTTATTACGGTTtccacttaccttggcccgttaacaaatctcgtgagctaagatgaacgaatactatgcaccaggtaggattccggagaagaggaggtgggtcattaagactgcttaagtaccaagctttccctaaatccaatcctagacatgcacgtacccattgccacaccttaaccctatgacttgtccacggtctcaacaatttaattaagttttatgtagtcatcatatactaggcccaaaacccctccatacatgcatatggcccactaggcccaatctcatctATATGGCCCATccggcccaattcacattcatatggcccataaggcccaattcacattcgtATGGCGCATTAGGatcaatctcatttatatggcccatccaGCCCAAATCACATTATATCCATGCTTacacacaaattttctatcacatagcatcacttatcaaattttgcctattaagggcccaatagcccatcaggcccatttaACCCATTCCGACCCATTTGGCctattcacaacccaagtccatggaatcgtcCATGGCCTCAGGAAACCTATCGGTTTCTCCCTTACGAGTTCTCGCGCACTCACAAGACTACAGTAGCCAAACTttcaacttttcggcatttcggcttttaccgatctatttgtgtgtgcagtgtaagtacacacctggtaagaaAGCGTTAAGCGATCTCCTTAgccccaaacctacaatcgatatcaccctTCGATTAATCGCGTGTTTAATATATAACTTTACTAATaactgaaacctcaccttaaccttaccttgaacaccaatccctaatagcttttccttgatcacgtactccttagatctgcattaatcttacttattaaaaccaaatactagggAACTCGCATACAACATAATTCACCCCTTTATCTCAATTAAGACCATTCGACGAACCTTAGCCAATAAGAGagaaatacttaccaaaaccgaaAGACACCCAAGGAGCAATTCAGCAGAGAGCTAAacccgagatccgatactaattccctaccaaagttgattagaACGAGTGAGGGAAGAACAACATAATAGATTCTTAGCAAACTGATTAGGAGAACAAACACTTAAACTAGATTTGACCGAAGTAAAAGGAGTAGTAgttgcaccaagggtattcggccaaagaagtgTTCGTCCCTTTGCGATTTTTATGGCAAAAGAGGGTTATTCagctccaaggaaaaagaaaaaaaagtcgggaatgaggtagaggaagaatGAAAATTGGCACagggaagaaaaaagagaaaCAGAAGGTTTTTAGCTTTTAGGGAAGAGGGTTCCGGCAACAAGGTGAAGGGAAATTCAGCATTAGCCTGACAACCTCCCactcggcacctatttatagacCCTATAGCCGAATTCCACAAGCCTAAGTTCCCAATTTGGCTCCACTTGCTCATTACTTCTCATCCCCTCGTTTTGCTCCCTGATAACTCTttgatcctttcctcaaatttctctactgaacactccccttggagtccatcttcacgccacttccaaccttctagaaggcccaaaattaaaatcctaaaaatactaagctaggattcgaacgtTGGATCCCTTGCTAGCCACTAACGCTACCTCCTTACACCCTAAGTgccgtcacttagccactcctccacaaggcttttttatgccattttcccctatctttatttaaaagcccaactacttacCAACAAGGTCCTTTTAACTAATAACGCATAATTTTCTTTTCCCCTAAGTTTGAACTTAAACCTTAGCCAAAACCATTACCTGCTTAATTAAAAATACCCAGCACATTTTTTATCAGAacagaaaaaaaagaatattccggatttcgggatttttggggtgtttcaactctaccccctaaaggAAATTTCatcgtcaaaattttacctgattcaaacagttGATGATATTGACATCGCatcgcttcctcaggttcccaagtagcctcctcagccTTGTGATTACGCtaaagcactttgactaatggaatGGGCTTCCTTCTTAGTACCTTAACATCACGTccaattatttgtatgggctcttcctcgaaagttagGTCTGGCCTGATCTCAATTTCTTCAACCGCcacaacatgtgaaggatccaagCGATACTGCCTTAGCATGGAAATATGAAACACGTCATGGATCTGGCATAGTTCAGGAGGTAACTCCAGCTGGTAAGTGACTGGCCCAATCCGCCTTACAACCCGATATGGCCCAATGAGCCCTTGGCTTAGCTtctttcttccacggagagaccttaagaaaaactaagtcccccactgCATACTCTATCTCACGACGCTTAAGGTCAGCATACGATTTATGTCTATCCGAGGCCTCGTTCAACCGATCTCGAATCAACTTCACCTTCTCCTAAGTATCTGCTACTAACTCAGGGCTCAGAACTCTTCGTTCGCCCAACTTCGTCCAACATGTTGGAGtccgacaccttcgcccatacagtgcctcattcAGAGCCATcccaatacttgcttgatagctattattgtatgcgaATTCGACCAATGGCAAATAGTCCTCCCAGCTACCTCGGAACTCAATCACACATCCCCTCAGCATATCCTCCAATACTTGGatcaccctttctgactgtccatcaatTTGAGGGTGGAATGCCGTATTGaagttcaacctagtacccaacgcctcatgtaGCTTCATCcaaaattgtgaattgaaatgtggGTCCCTATTGGATATTATGGACATCGACACTCCATGAAATcttacaatctccgccacatacaacctagCAAGCTTTTGTAATGAGTAGTCAGTGAGAACTGGTacaaaatgggcagacttggttaaCCGATCCACTATAACCTATATCTAGTCTTTCTTAGTAggcgtcaagggtagcccactaatAAAGTCCATAGTGATCCTTTCCCACTTCTAGAGTAGAATTTTCACTGGCTGAAGCGAtcccgaaggcaactgatgttccaCCTTCACCTTTTGATAGACCAAACACTTACTTACAAACTCCATAACCTCGCGCTTAAGTCTAGGCCATCAGTAAAGATCCCGTAAGTTCCAGTACATCTTGTTcccactaggatgcatagcatagaggCTGCTATGTGCTTCCCGCAGAATAGATTGCCTTAGATCATCGTCCTTTGGTATACATATTCTCCCATGGAAACACAATACTCCTtcactatttatcccaaagtTCGATGTCTCCCCATTCTCTACTTGTCTAAGACGAGCACCCAAGGTCTCATCCATCAATTGCTTACTCCTTATCTGCTCGACCCACACCGGCTTTACTTGAAgctcagctaacaagctaccatcatccaacaaACTTAAACGGGCGAGCATAGCCTTCAAGTCTAACTTAACCCTACGACTTAATGCGTCGGCTATTACATTTGCTttgccagggtggtattcaatcgtgcagtcataatccttcaataattccacccacctacgctgcctaaggttGAGCACCTTTTGGGTAATGAGATACTTCAAGCTCTTATGGTCTGAATAAATTATACACTTCTCCCtgtataagtaatgcctccatatctttagTGCGAAAACCACCGCAGCTtgctccaaatcatgggttgggtaattcacctcgtgagtcttaagttgCCGTGACACATATGCAACCagctttccttcttgcatcaacacacatcctaagcCCACATGCGACGCGTCACTATAAACTGTTAACTCCTTCCCAGGCTCTGTCTAAACCAACACAAGGGCCTCAGTTAAAACTTTCTTAAGTTTCCCAAAACTCTCCTACTGCTTGTctgtccaaacaaacggtaccccttcctcaacaacttagttaagggtgcagcaattactgaaaagccctcaacaaaccgcctatagtatcctgccaagcccaaaaaacttcaaatttttgaCACCAACTTGGGTGTTTTCCATTCTAACACTACCTCGATTTTTcggggatccaccttaatcccctcagctgacaccacatgtcctagaaaagtaacctcccttagccaaaattcgcacttactaaatttggcatacaactggttctccctcaaagtctgcaatacaatCCTTAAATGCGgatcatgctcatcctcatctcttgagtacaccaaaatgtcatctataaagactaccacgaaccgatccaagtagggTTGGAAAACttgattcatgagatccatgaaagcaGCCAGTGCGTTTGTCAGCCggaatggcatcaccaagaactcatagtgcccataacaAGTTCTGAAAGCTATCTTATGAACATCCGCCTCTTTAACCCTCAGTTGGTGATACCCCAAACGCAAGTCAATCTTCGGGAAAATAGAAGCTCCCCTAAACTGATCAAAATGATCATCGATTCTCAACAgagggtacttgtttttaatagttaacttgtttAGCTGCtagtagtcgatgcacattcgcaACGTCCTAttcttcttcttcacgaataacaccggtgctccccacagagacgTACTTGGTCggatgaatcctcgatccaacTATTCCTGAATTTGTGCCTTaagttccaccaactcctttggtgccatccgataagggGCGATGGATACCGGAGTCGTACCAAGTAACAACTCTATtccaaattccacttctctactGGGCGGCAACCTAGGCAGCTCCTTGGGAAAGACATCAGGAAATTCCTTAACCGTTCTCAGCTCCTTAACAGTAGGGCTCTTAGCCTCTGTATTGCTAATGTAAGCCAAATAGGCTTCGTATCCCTTCCGAACCAACTTCTCCGCCTTTAATGCTGAAATTACATTCGTCAAATAATTTCAGCGTTCACCAATCACCACTACTTCTTTATCCTCGTCgttcttaacaccattcgctTTGCAGTGCCATCCAAGGTGGCTCAGTGCTtcaccagccaatccatacctaagaTTAAGTCAAACTCACTAAacggcagctccatcaaatctgctAAGAAGGTAACCCcttgaactactaaaggtacctccttaaacaacttattcactccCACTGACTGACCTAACGAACTTATCACAATCATCTCATTTGCagtaatttcaaacatatcacCCAAAGATTTAGTCATattgcatgcaacatatgaatgtgtCGATCCAATCTTAATCAATGCTGTGTAAGGTAACTTGCATATAAAGAACATACCCATTATCACATGTGGGGCATCCCcgtcctctcgacgacgagcagcataaaccaaaacCGGTTGTGTCGCCTCAGGATGGCCTGTATTTTCTCCTGGTGCTCCACGTCTAAGTCCATTGCCGTTACCGCTCCTGGCCTGCCTATGACCCTTTGGCGACAGCTGGCCACCCCTTGGTGGCTGAGCACCACCTTGACCCACTACTGGCACTCGACCTAGCATTCGGAGGCAAtccttgatcctatgctccatagacccacaAGCGAAACAAGCTCCCATTCTCTTCCAAGACTCGCCTCTATGgcttctcccacaatcagcacaaggtggcaccctAGGATTAGCAGGAGGCCctactctaactggcccattaactcttgccctagccctaggcctctgtcCAACCCTAGGAGTCTTAGCCTCACTTTTATTcctacccctttctttttcccgatttaagcattcagtgcgcttaacctcctccgctatctttgccttctccaccaactCCGAGAAAACCTGCTCCCTTTGTTGAGCTATCAGTACCTTGAGGCTatctctaagaccatcctcaaacctaacgcaacgttcatagtccgttgccaccattactcttACATACCTACTAAAccgatttgtttccttgggtcaagttcagaaactccttccttcttacatccacatagcttgcactcacatacttcccttggaaagtagctttgaaaaactcccaagtgacctgctccggttgggtgccctcttttactgttaaccaccactgataagcttttTCCCTAAGCAATGACACTGcccctttcagcttttgttcTGGTGAACAAtccaagtcctccattatcctcttcatggcctccaaccaatattcagccacgttaggagccacaccagccacACCCTTAAAGATCTCATCCCCATTTGATCAAAGTCACTCTGGAATGGACCCCCAGTTTcccgtgccattattgggcccagcgaccctctccaagatccttagcattgcctgtgacaatgCACCTACTCTCGAGGCCCTATCATACGGCTCAGTCCTAGCTACGAGTGAAGCCAGAGCCTCTTCTACTCTAATATCGGGCATATGGCCTGACAATgacgattcagccctaacacttcTACAGCCTCGGCCACAGcctcttgcacctcttctagcactcatcgtcgaTTCATGTATTTtctggattaaaaattttatgaagttttagttagtttcaataattaacccgatgttttatgaaagtatttaaagagaagattgttttcgaaaatcctctacagtttcaagatCCTACGGGCTTCAGTTTCATTCTACATAATTGTCTagagtagccctctaactatctattgtataacaatttaaacaagtTTAAGAATAAgagaacttacttggttcgacgtcggagactcgatGTGCCGCTGAACAAGTCTTCcctttttccaaaacattgtaattcaatcaaatacatatatatatattttaaacacaaaaagaaatcaagtaataaggcccacttcatgGCCCGCGTTTttaacctggctctaataccactaaatgtaacaccccaaacccggcccagaagttatggccgaatctggcgcgtcacattgaagtgttttagcgaaaaccttgttttcattgaaaacccttcctcaAGATATGAAACCTCAGTTAACTTATTAAAAATTCTCTTTTCAGTTGTgaaagctttgtttaaaacatttgatttaagaaaatttatcatttaaaaactTAGTTGCGGAAACATAGAATAACATGTTATAATTTAAGAAACCATGTTTAACCTCTCATAATTACATCGCATAAAAATAATAGCCTAGTAATAATAAAAGGaagccttattacaatctggaatgaaaagtacttaataaaatagaatttcgtatgcttcaaaaaaaaaacaaaacaaaacacaagtccatgttgtcttgctagctggccacccagagtcccttcAAACATCAAACCTTCTATTGAGcatcacttgaaaataaaataaaagagggggttgagttttcacaaactcaatgtgtacaaccctcgacgagtaATAAGCATTCAATAAACACCAAACATCAAacatg includes these proteins:
- the LOC107956895 gene encoding uncharacterized protein, whose protein sequence is MKLHEALGTRLNFNTAFHPQIDGQSERVIQVLEDMLRGCVIEFRGSWEDYLPLVEFAYNNSYQASIGMALNEALYGRRCRTPTCWTKLGERRVLSPESLRGRKKLSQGLIGPYRVVRRIGPVTYQLELPPELCQIHDVFHISMLRQYRLDPSHVVAVEEIEIRPDLTFEEEPIQIIGRDVKVLRRKPIPLVKVL